A genomic stretch from Caloenas nicobarica isolate bCalNic1 chromosome 3, bCalNic1.hap1, whole genome shotgun sequence includes:
- the CDC42EP3 gene encoding cdc42 effector protein 3, with product MPAKTPIYLKAANNKKGKKFKLRDILSPDMISPPLGDFRHTIHIGKEGQHDVFGDISFLQGNYELLPGNGETRVSQSGGHNEFLRANSTSESMFTETPSPVLKNAISLPAIGGSQALTLPLLSPVTFNSKQESIRSSRNPRLSCEPVIEEKLQEKSKQIEDGETYKDDIWEQNSGSSHFTNGRDSHSSSFSERCTDWQTVDLFDDSRLPCELTKTKTKSEESLSDLAGSLLSLQLDLGPSLLDEVLNVMDKNKS from the coding sequence ATGCCTGCCAAAACACCCATCTACTTGAAAGCTGCTAACAataagaaagggaagaaattcaAACTAAGGGATATCTTGTCTCCTGATATGATCAGTCCACCACTTGGAGATTTTCGTCATACCATACACATTGGAAAAGAGGGACAACATGATGTTTTTGGAGACATCTCCTTTTTGCAGGGCAACTATGAGCTGTTGCCTGGAAATGGAGAAACCAGAGTTAGCCAGTCTGGTGGCCACAATGAATTCTTAAGGGCAAACAGCACTTCTGAATCCATGTTTACAGAAACTCCATCACCAGTGCTCAAAAATGCTATTTCCCTTCCTGCCATTGGGGGTTCTCAAGCCCTTACGTTGCCCTTATTGTCACCAGTGACATTTAATTCAAAGCAAGAATCCATCAGATCATCAAGAAATCCTAGGCTTAGCTGTGAGCCagtaatagaagaaaaattgcaGGAGAAAAGTAAACAGATAGAGGATGGAGAAACATACAAAGATGATATATGGGAGCAAAACAGTGGTTCTTCGCATTTTACTAATGGTAGAGACAGCCACTCATCCAGCTTCTCTGAACGATGCACTGATTGGCAAACAGTTGATTTATTTGATGACAGTCGACTTCCATGTGAACTAACCAAGACAAAGACTAAGTCAGAAGAATCCCTTTCAGATCTTGCAGGCTCTCTTCTATCATTACAGCTTGACTTGGGACCTTCACTTTTGGATGAGGTCCTCAATGTAATGGACAAGAACAAGTCTTAG